A region of Clostridium acetobutylicum ATCC 824 DNA encodes the following proteins:
- a CDS encoding SbcC/MukB-like Walker B domain-containing protein gives MKPIRVRIKGLNSFENEQEINFEKLTKRGLFGIFGPTGSGKTTILDSITLSLYGEVARKSSNFMNTNCNSLNVSFEFQISGKEIKRYLVEREFRRDNKTGSVRSKSAKIVDITGDEVEVLEEGAKSVNEKCQEIIGLSLDDFTRTVVLPQGKFSEFLKLEGKERRNMLERLFNLQEYGDELSFKLARKIRKEREKENVLVGELKGYENINEDVLKERRELLKENNDFFNEASKEYLKAEEEYNEGKEVWGLQIEIEEKNRVRKDLMEKKDEIDLKEKRARLGESSSKVKPYIDNYENTLKQIDILKEQILSRENTMKAISLEKEDMEKKLSIAKDNKEKALPKFMIKHHIILDAIKEKDLLDNIKLEKKRLQGKIEKLSLEASNKEELIKQNIKDIDSLTLKIQNLESKIDNLKVPEEYKNKINEGIFLLRNYDEKLKHKNKLGLDCDKFQVDFEKAKSKKEMLFNKLEEERSKLDTYTKKLQDLNKDFPKDDVLLTFQEKLNDSRQKWAKYSEYNESLKASLRVVENSEQVLRTKKEEMTKLEDKISKVNIKIESLETENMAHVLREKLKSGEACPVCGSVHHIKEGFKEVDLKALETLKSELEGFEKKRKFENEEIVMCEASIKVEEKNIKKLNESINNLGEEFKEVSLESMEKKFNYLKEKVNKFNLEKIQLDDNIKDLSERSNKIEVEYQKEKTVEKQCEKRIVDLKSELEEAIKEFNEVAYTIENLKAELKIQDFKFEMKEILEKERVRVEAEGEIKDLRNLLNIRHTEKEQLMDKCSRLKEELSKNKAELKEKDKIINEKIELIKNKVGVLDNLYELKEKIEGTIKKIEEQYNLCDKKMNEIEDKYRKCSDEIIKYHSNLSSLKDRKVNDIDKLNKILMEEKFENIEKAKENYLNDKEINLLKSDVEKYKNELSKVNGAVEVLSKKLKNRKLTEEKWIEIQNNRVEKASKAKALQERSIKLEEEVKNIEIKLKELGKLLKTKQELEHKLSLLDDLEKLFKGKKFVEFVALNQLKYISIEASKRLKEITGGNYGLEVDDNGKFIIRDYKNGGAKRDASTLSGGETFVTSLALALSLSNQIQLRGSAPLELFFLDEGFGTLDSNLLEVVMDSLEKIHSERLSVGIISHLEVIKERMPVRLIVSPAEAGVGGSKVKLEIS, from the coding sequence ATGAAACCCATAAGAGTTAGAATTAAAGGATTAAACAGCTTTGAGAATGAACAGGAGATTAATTTTGAAAAACTAACAAAGAGAGGACTATTTGGAATCTTTGGACCTACTGGAAGTGGAAAGACGACAATACTTGATTCAATAACCTTATCACTTTACGGGGAAGTGGCAAGAAAAAGTTCAAACTTTATGAATACGAATTGTAATAGCCTTAACGTAAGCTTTGAATTTCAGATATCAGGAAAAGAAATAAAAAGATATTTAGTGGAAAGAGAATTTAGAAGAGATAATAAAACAGGAAGTGTTAGAAGTAAGTCAGCTAAAATTGTTGATATTACAGGGGATGAGGTTGAAGTTTTAGAAGAAGGAGCTAAAAGTGTAAATGAAAAGTGTCAGGAAATAATTGGACTGAGCTTAGATGATTTTACGAGAACTGTTGTACTTCCTCAAGGAAAGTTTAGCGAATTTCTAAAACTTGAAGGAAAAGAAAGAAGAAATATGCTTGAAAGACTATTTAATCTTCAGGAATACGGGGATGAGCTTTCTTTTAAATTAGCTAGAAAAATAAGAAAAGAAAGAGAAAAGGAAAATGTTTTAGTAGGAGAATTAAAGGGATATGAAAATATAAATGAAGATGTTCTAAAGGAAAGAAGAGAGCTTTTGAAAGAAAATAATGATTTCTTTAATGAAGCTTCAAAGGAGTATCTAAAGGCAGAAGAGGAATACAATGAAGGAAAAGAGGTTTGGGGTCTTCAAATTGAAATAGAGGAAAAAAATAGAGTTCGTAAAGATCTTATGGAGAAAAAAGATGAAATAGACTTAAAGGAAAAAAGAGCCCGTTTAGGTGAAAGTTCGTCGAAGGTTAAGCCTTACATTGATAATTATGAAAATACTTTAAAACAAATTGATATATTAAAAGAACAAATCCTTTCTCGTGAGAACACAATGAAAGCTATAAGCTTGGAAAAAGAGGACATGGAGAAAAAATTAAGTATTGCAAAGGATAATAAGGAAAAAGCACTTCCTAAGTTTATGATTAAACATCACATTATATTAGATGCAATAAAAGAAAAAGATCTTTTGGATAATATAAAGCTTGAAAAGAAAAGGCTCCAAGGAAAAATAGAAAAGCTTAGTTTAGAGGCGAGTAACAAAGAAGAATTAATAAAACAGAACATAAAAGATATAGACTCATTAACTTTGAAAATACAGAATTTGGAGAGTAAGATTGATAATCTTAAGGTTCCAGAAGAATATAAAAATAAAATTAATGAAGGAATATTTTTATTGAGGAATTATGATGAAAAATTAAAACATAAAAATAAGCTTGGACTTGATTGTGATAAATTTCAAGTTGATTTTGAAAAAGCTAAAAGTAAAAAAGAAATGCTTTTTAATAAGTTAGAGGAAGAGAGAAGTAAATTAGATACATACACAAAAAAGCTTCAGGATTTAAATAAGGACTTTCCTAAAGATGATGTACTTCTTACATTTCAAGAAAAATTAAATGATTCTAGGCAAAAATGGGCTAAGTATAGTGAGTATAATGAAAGCTTAAAGGCAAGCTTAAGGGTTGTAGAAAATTCAGAGCAAGTTCTAAGAACCAAAAAAGAGGAAATGACAAAATTAGAGGATAAAATATCAAAAGTTAATATTAAAATAGAGTCTTTAGAGACGGAAAACATGGCTCATGTACTTAGAGAAAAGCTTAAGAGTGGAGAGGCATGTCCTGTATGTGGTTCTGTGCATCATATAAAAGAAGGATTTAAGGAAGTTGACCTAAAGGCTTTGGAAACACTTAAGAGTGAGCTCGAAGGCTTTGAAAAAAAACGTAAGTTTGAAAATGAAGAAATAGTTATGTGTGAAGCTAGCATTAAAGTAGAAGAAAAAAATATTAAAAAGCTTAATGAGAGCATAAATAACCTTGGAGAAGAGTTTAAAGAAGTTTCTCTTGAAAGTATGGAAAAGAAATTTAATTATTTAAAGGAGAAAGTAAACAAATTTAATTTAGAAAAAATACAACTTGATGATAATATAAAGGACTTAAGTGAACGCTCAAATAAAATTGAAGTTGAATATCAGAAGGAAAAGACAGTTGAAAAGCAGTGTGAAAAACGTATTGTAGATTTAAAAAGCGAATTGGAAGAGGCTATTAAAGAATTTAATGAAGTAGCATATACAATAGAAAATTTAAAAGCTGAACTAAAGATTCAAGATTTTAAATTTGAAATGAAAGAAATATTGGAAAAGGAAAGAGTAAGGGTAGAGGCAGAAGGTGAAATAAAGGATCTAAGAAACCTTTTAAACATAAGACACACAGAAAAAGAGCAGCTAATGGATAAGTGTAGTAGACTAAAGGAGGAGCTTAGCAAAAATAAAGCTGAGCTTAAGGAAAAAGATAAAATAATAAACGAGAAAATAGAACTAATAAAAAATAAAGTAGGAGTATTAGATAATTTATACGAACTTAAAGAAAAGATAGAGGGTACAATTAAAAAAATTGAAGAACAGTATAATTTATGTGATAAGAAAATGAATGAAATTGAGGACAAATACAGAAAGTGTAGTGATGAAATAATAAAGTATCACAGTAATTTGTCCAGTCTCAAGGATAGGAAAGTTAATGATATAGACAAATTAAATAAAATACTTATGGAAGAAAAATTTGAAAATATAGAGAAAGCTAAGGAAAATTATCTAAACGATAAAGAAATAAATTTGCTTAAAAGCGATGTTGAAAAGTATAAAAATGAACTTTCAAAGGTAAATGGAGCTGTGGAGGTTTTAAGCAAGAAGCTTAAGAATAGAAAATTAACGGAAGAAAAGTGGATAGAAATTCAAAATAATAGAGTTGAGAAAGCTTCCAAGGCAAAAGCGCTTCAAGAAAGAAGTATAAAACTTGAGGAAGAGGTTAAAAACATAGAAATAAAACTTAAGGAACTTGGGAAACTTCTTAAAACTAAGCAAGAGTTAGAACATAAATTAAGTCTTTTAGATGATCTTGAAAAATTATTTAAGGGTAAAAAATTTGTTGAATTTGTTGCATTAAATCAGCTTAAATATATATCAATAGAAGCTTCAAAAAGATTAAAGGAAATCACTGGTGGAAATTACGGACTTGAAGTAGATGATAATGGAAAGTTCATTATAAGGGATTATAAAAATGGAGGAGCTAAAAGAGATGCTTCAACTTTGTCAGGGGGAGAGACTTTTGTAACCTCCTTAGCGCTGGCGCTTTCTCTTTCAAATCAAATACAACTAAGGGGAAGTGCACCACTTGAATTATTTTTCCTGGATGAAGGTTTTGGAACTTTAGACAGCAACCTTCTTGAGGTAGTAATGGATTCGCTTGAAAAAATACACAGTGAAAGACTTTCTGTTGGAATAATAAGTCACCTTGAAGTAATAAAAGAAAGGATGCCAGTAAGGCTCATAGTAAGCCCTGCGGAAGCTGGAGTTGGAGGAAGTAAAGTTAAACTTGAAATAAGCTAA